CCGTCAGTTTCTCCTTTATAATCAGGAGTTTCACCCAGCAGAACCTGCACATAATTATTCTACCTATCAATGCAGCATTTTTGAATACAACATTTGTAGAAAACTCTTCTGTGACCAACAAGAAATCATATAGGCTCAACAAAACTTCCCTAGTATCTTGAACACGGTTGACTGTTGACTGAACGCGGATCAGCATTCGAGCCATATCTAATCAGAGAAGAAGCAATTTCTATTTGTAGCTTTAGGTTCATCAAATCTTGACACTAGGTCCAAGTATGATTCAAGGTATTATGAGTGCCAACATTActgtaaaatattttatttttccaaatAGGTGAATCCCTCAGAATGAATGAATCACCTCCAATTCGTTTCTCCCTGACATCAACTCTCGGAAGATAACAACACAAGCAAAGAAGCTGCAACTTTTTCGATACTACACTATACCAAATTCCTGAACTTACTGAACTGAGCTGGATCGAAGCGACATGGCAACTTTTGAAATTTCCTATATAAATGTGTACAAAAGGTAGACATCAGGTGCTTGTCTTCGAATTTTTGTCCCGATCATTAGAATGATAATCGGAGATTTTACTCTGCAACCAATCAGTTGGTAAGTTTCCAAGGTTGGTTCCTGTAGGACTGTACTTAAAAAAAATGTGGTATCTATATCATCACCACATCCTTTCTTGAAAAAGGGGAAAGTCTTCGAGTCATTATCTAGTCGTTAATCTTAGTATTACAACGACAATCCTTTCTTGAAGAGAGAAACGGATACTACCAGCATTCTACCTATATGAATATCAGAGGAAAGTGCATGtaacaaacaaaaacagaacaaCCACAAACATCAATGTCTCAAGTCTGAAACCCACAAAGCTTGAGAGCAAATATCTCACGCATTACAGAAGGGAGCTAATATCTTTTACATGGCTAACATTCATGCAATGGACAAATGCATGTTGTCACCAAAAAATGCATGGTGAATGAAAAtgtgaaagtgaaaaagaacaaAGGTATTGGCGTTTAGGCATACGAGTTCAGACCCAGAAAATGTAGACGAATTCGAAGAAATACCTTAGAAGATCACTCAGAGGTGCCGAGTCCGAAGGGCTTAAGGATCTACGTTTCTATTTGAAACGCTATTCTTTTCTATATGAAACAAAAAACGGTTCTTTGCTCTTCGTACCCCCTATAAACAGAGTTCTCCCAAACTTGATTGCCACCAGAGTGTCCTGCTGCAATAATTGAGTCAGACAAGAAATTTGCTTCTCTAAGAGTATGTTATGTTCTGAAACTTTATTTTAGTACATGTGGTTGATAAGATGATGATGTCCTTGATCAAGAATTTGATTCTCATTTCATAATTGACTCTTAGTCTTTCGGTCTTTCCCTTGTTTCACAAATATCATTACCGCTTATCCTAAAACGTCCGATACAATTTAGAGAAAGCTTCCATTATGAGATGGTGAGACTAAATTGGttaagagagagaatgagaaaaGTTATTGAAATTTGATGTTGGTAGTCATACAATATAAACTAGATGCTCACACATGAACAAAAAGATCATGTCAACTTTCAAGTGTAGCACAATAAATAGGCTCTAACAGAGGTCAACCTCCAAAGTGAGATGGATTACTGAATCACAATTCACAATTCAAATTATAATAGTAATGCCATCAAATTCAAACTAATCAAGAATCACAAGGGGTTTCTCTGCATTTTCACCGCTGACCTTGTCTAGAAGTTGAGCTGGGATTTCACCTCTGAGAATTTGGACTCTAAATACCAGCTTTGTGCTGCTGCACTCCGTAAGTTCGAACACACACCCATCTCCGACCTTCAGATTGTTGTCGTCAACAAATGCTTTCCACGACGGTCTATCAAAGAACTTCTGAGCATTGTTTGCTGTATTGCATGTCATTTCCCAAGTCTTGCCCCCAAAAGTGAGAACCACAGGGACTGAACAGGACAGTAGTAGTGGATGTAGTTTGGATGGGATCGACTACATTGTTACAGTTAATTCAATGATTATTTCATGAACTAGACTAAATTAAGCTTGTGAGCACTTATATATGGGAGTTTAGTTTAGTGAAGGGATATAAATATATAGTTATGTACCATTTGACATTTGGGGTTGACATGTGATTTTGCGAGGATGATGTCAAAGAAAGGTTTCCCTGAAAGTGGCCAGAATTCATCGCCATGCAATTCAATCGTGGGATCTGATGAGGAGGATTGGCTTGCAGGATCTCCCATTTCAGGAAAATCAGCCAAGAAATTACCTGAAAATTAAAGATAGAAGCCTATGAAGCATATAGACATATAATACCATTAAACCGGTCAGTAGACTATCTAAGCCATTTCATCACCTAGTTGTTACTAATTGGATGCTGATCAGAATTTCAGAAGCAGTTTTCAACATGCACAACATTGTTGATGAAATGAGTGATAGAAAAATTTACTTTCTCACACAGTAATTCCTGAAAAGCCGCCAGCAAATGCAGAATTACACTttgaaaactaaacaaaaacgTGCTTATAGGGACCGATCAAGGAACCGTAACCCAGAAATAAAGTTGCAACGATTAATgaagaaattaagaaattatACCTTTCAAAATCTGGTAGGAGAGAGCTAGTTAAGAATGGACTGAGAAGTGAATATGATCAAGGGGCTAAAAGGGAAAAGAGGAGCATTGGTTTCTTTCAACTTAAAAGCGAAGACATACATTGTGCATTTGTGCTCATATAAGAGAAAAGTCACTGGCAAAATGACAAAGTAGGTGTGATGCCTTGGAGTTTTGGAGAAGGAGACCCTTCATAATCAAAAGCCTTAAAGGGAGTACATGCGTGATACTTTTCCTGCGTGCACCTCCCACTCAAACTTTATAACCATGATTGTGCGGACCTCCCTCTCAAACTTTATAACGTACCATGATTCTGATTCTGCAAAAAGTTCACGAGACCAACGGATGCAATGTCATATTTTCTGATCAGCTAAAGGAATCACATCTACTTTCTTTGAACAACTTGGAAACTTTTCATTTCCCAATacacaagcaaaaaaaaaaaagaggagaaactttcatgaagaaattaTGATGCCAAAACTGGCATATAAAACAAGATTACAATCCATAGCTGACGAGTCACAAAATTACACTGTTTCATCTATACTTTACCGCATAAAAACTTGGCCAAAAATACTATAAATCGCCTTTAATGCAAAAGCTCAAAAGTTAAGGCAAACACCCCATAACAAGACTGCTTATTAGCTAGATCACCCATCTTCAATCTCAGCCTTTCATTGCTCCACAATCAACATATACTACAACCTTGAATCTCAAACACGAATATAATGAAAGATCTTATCATATATTCAACTGTAAGAGTTGGACAGAGGCTGAGGGTAGGGTTACTTCTTGCCAGAAGTAATCTTTAAAATAATAAGTCCTAATCTACCATAGATGTGATTCTCTCAAATGTAGCTGATCAGAAAGTATGACATTGTATCTGTATAAACCAGAAACATTCAATCAGAGCCTACTTGAACAAGAAATTAAAGACTAAAGACTCTCCTGAAAAGGGTCATTAGACACTGAACTCTTGTTTTCTTGCATATAACACATGCATAAACACAAGCATAGTAACGTTTCTAAAACAAGATACTGTCAAATTAAACTACAGGTACACATACAACTAACATATTGAAGAAGTAATATTaagagctaaaaaaaaaaaaaaaaaactgtacaAGTACACTTAATAGGCCATACATAATTTTATACATTATATTAGCACCTGAAAAGGCAATATTGTTACAAAACAATGGCTTTCTCCCCATCCTCACAGATGATAAGTTCAGCTGGGATGTCACCTCTGAGGATTTGGACTCTGAATAGTAGTCTTGTAATGCTGCACTCCATAAGTTCGAACACACATCCATGTCCAAGCCTCAAATTGTTGTCATCAATAAATATTCTCCATCACTTTCTATCAAAGCTTTTACTAGTTTTGTGAGATCCATTCCATGTCATCTCCCCGCTCCTGCCTGCGAAGGTGAGAACTGTAGGGATTGAACGTAGTATTCGATGAAGTTTGGATGGGATCCACTATATTAAATAAACGATTATTTCAATGAACTAGAATGAAGCTAATAAAATGATAATCCCAAATTTGGGTAAACTAAAGTTTTCTGCTTGGCTTAAAATCTTGGTTATCAGCTTATAATCCAGCTATTTCAAAGGAAAAGATGGCAACATTCAGTTTAAGAAAATGCAGAACGTAACGAAGAAAACATCATACATTTTGCAAATGTCTAACCAGAAACAACCATATTGACTAACCAAAGAAATCAAATTGAGTTTATCAGACCAAGAAAGATCAAACTGAGCTTATAATTTAGCAATCAAATGACCTTCCCCACATACAAATGAATCATTTTGCACTCAGCTTCATAGGTCTCTAGGCTCAAATAAACATTTGGTGCCATGGCAAAAAAGGGGTTTGGTGGATGGTAAACTAATTATTAGTTCGAATAAGATAACTCTTAACCCTTTATATGAAAATAAGAAATTATTTATGTTCAAATTGACCAAACATTTCCCTCATTGAACAAACTGTTACTTCACAGTAATGATGAGGTAGAGATCATATGGTATGACTAAATATGATCATATGGAAAGGCATAAATAGTAAACAAACTGATAAAACAGAGGGCATTTTAACATCCATTAAAGACGTGGGAATTTGAAAGGAAAATTACCATTTAAGGGATTCATATGAGATTTTGAGAGTACGATATCAAAGAAAGGATTCCCCAAAAGTGGCCAGAATTCATCGCCATGAAATTCAACAGTGGGATTTAATGAGGGTTGGGCTGAATctgccatttctgggtttctgctTTGCCAAGAGGGGCTTAACAACTAACTTATCAAAGGTCTGCACTATCATGCtttcaataaaaacaaaaccaaaaatataGCAACACACAGAAAAGAAATTTTCAGTGATGAAAAGCAAACAAGAATAATTTAGTGGTTATTATGACAAATTACAAAGATTTTCAAACAATACTTGAGAACTATGTTGCATTAGTGGAGCTCAAGAAACATAAATCATATTAGAAAGGATGAGCATAAGGCCATCCCCATATGTCCTCCAGATACCATAACAGACATAACTTCGTTTTTTGGAAATGTTATAAAAATTTGGAAAAGGTGTACCACAAGGAAACAAGCTTACCATCACATATACAACAAAATGAGCTGATATAAGTATAATTCTTTTGACATAGTTCATATTGCCTCAACACcactaaaactaaaaccttGTCTTGAAACACCTGGTGAGCATCACTAATGTTGCAAttcttatataaaaaaaaaacaaaaacaaaaaaaagctaAGAATCTCCATAACACATGAGATTActaaaatgaacaaaagaacaTCTCACAAATTAGTTGCAGACAATTCACAATCAAATGcataataattaaaataatgaagaaagcaaaaaaaacgAAGAAGCTTTCATCAACTACCTCTGAAGATGGTCTTCTGGTTAGAGATGCCGAATAGTagagaggtgtatggtaagtactTAAATGAAGGTGGTTCTGTGTATCAGAATAGAAACTTGGGATCTGAGAGGCAAGTGCTTTGCCATCTGATAAATAAAAGTTCTATTTTAGCCAAAAAAGTAAGAAAAAGATCTTgttctgttttctttctttttaattaaattGAGTTACTTATTGCTCACTAATTCATTCTGTTTATTTCGTAGTAGCAGATAATCTCATATTAGAGTTTGTATAGGATAAGTACTAAGGACCGGTGCACTCAATGTCTCAATCCCTCAACTTTTTCATTTAGTTCGAGTCATGTCAAACTGGTATGCAGCCAACCCCTACATTATATTTCAAAATTCTAATATTCAACTtaagattttttcttttatcatgaAAAAGTGAATAAAATCCATTGAACTCAAAACTCAATAACATCATTAGCAAAACATGAAAGCCATGGAGCTTCTAAACACAACAAAGGTTCATGCAAATGAAGTGCAATCCTAGCAAAATGGTGTGCCACCTTAACACGACACCTAAGAGAGAAACACCATCAAGTAGAACCGTAGAATGCAATTACTGAATAAGCAACCTTATCTCATCCAAGAGCGAACCTTCCTTGCTAAAGTCAACCTCAGTCATAACATATTGAGCATCACCTTCAATTAATCTCTAAACTGGTGAACCATCAATCCCATTCTTGACCATCATATGCATCATCCAAGGCTCCTGGCATTGCTGTTAGAGGTAAACTTTCCTCTAAAAATTTCCTACATGCTACTATTGACAGTAAATGTTATCCTCTCACAAGATGTAAGGCAAGACATTATGTCTCActgaaaactctctccatccaTAAGTTTTCCTTATTACTTTCAACCTGATTTTGCTCACAATTTTAAGGACTCCGTGATATTATAAATAAGGAGAAATGTATCATGATCCAGATAATAATGCACCACTTGACTATGAAGAGTATCTACCTTAATCCTATTTACACCATATAAACCGAAACTGGGATCAATTTGAggctccatattcttctttgttTGCTTTTCCACATAAGTGCAATCTTAACTTGATCCAATGTTTATAACATTATTATCCACAACTAATTCTATTTTAGACACAACATATGGCATGTTTTAATTTAAGATATTCCTAAGCAAACGGCAGGACAATTTCAAATGCATTAAAAACAGGGCATTATCACATGCAGTACTTATGAAGAAAACATTATCTCATGATATTGTAAAAAGGTCCAGTAATAGAACCAGCGACTACGATAATGCTAACCCTCATCAAAAGTAAAGAAAATGACACAGAAGGATATCATACCACCTTATTTACATATGGATCAGTAGGCAAATGGGTTTCAAATGTGATTTTGCGTGAATGATACCAAAGAAAAGCTTCCCTGAAATGGCCAAAATCCATCTTTGCGATTCAATTGCACAGAGGATGAATTTTGGCCACTTTCAGGGAAGCAATTCAATCATGGCAGTTGATAAAGATTCCGATGAGTCTCCCATTTCAGAATCTTCTACCTCGCCAACTGAGACTTAATATAGTACTACCTGCATACAAGAGGTACTATCATGCTTTTGATCAAAAGATACCATACAGCATGAAAATTAAGAATCAAATATTACAATTAACCATAAGCTCATCATAATAGTGAACCCAATATAACTAGCTTGAGATCATCAATCATCTTAAACTAGATTTGTGAGCTTAGCCATACAAATCCTAACTAGATCAATTTACTAGTCTTCTAACCACTTTCTACAGCAAACCTATCTAAATTGGTGTAAAGGGTGGTGAGCCTTTCTACATATCTACCGCTCTGCTCTCAGTTAAACTCAATGAAGAATCAGAACTATCCCTAACCCCTAGCCCATCATCccatctaatttttttatttttttatttttttttctgatcaAAACCCTACAATCActcctttctcttcttccttaCTATCAAAGTTAGCTTACTTAATATCAAAATCCATCACAGGATCCTATTCTCCAGGTAAAAAAAGAAGAGCCATTGtaataacaaaagaaacatAAACTTGGTGCTTTAAGAAAATACCTTTGAATATGATCTGTGGTGAGAAGTGAGAACTGCCAGAAGAGTGCTATGATAAAAGGCTGACTGAAAAAGTATAGGGGGTCTCGAATACAAACATCCGGACCATGGTGGTTTCAGGTAGTATCGAATAAATATAGACATCCGGACCATGGTTGAACTTTTCTAGGTGGTCTCGAATGAATACAAACATCTGGACTATGGTTAAATTACTATGGTTAAAATTTAACCATGGTTAGTTCATGATGGTCAGACTTTTGAGACCATCTATTTTTGAAGGCTTAAGATGCCTGGTTCACTAGACCAGGGTGATCAGGGCTTAGTTTTGTTCATTTTACTGGGGACAGTAGATGTTATCCCTAACCCCTAGCCCATCATCCCATCTAATTCTTCCTAAAGACTGGTAGAAGCAATCTTTCCACAGATAAATTATAAATGACAGTAGATGTTATCCCTAACAAATTATAACTAATAAGAGGTTATATATAACTTGAAGTAGACTCTTCATCCACAAGTTTCTCCTTACATTACAAGAAATTCACTCGATCTCTGCCTCACCGATGAACTTCTTTAGAAGCTCAGCTTGGATGTCACCTCTCTAGCTCTAAACATATTAAAATGTAGCAGTACTCTGAATAGGCTCTACTGAGCTCTTTACATTATATTAGCTCCTGATCAATTCTGAGTCAGGAAATTGGTACATCCACGGAAAGGAAACATCATTATATAATAATGGGTTTCTCTGTCTCGCTGGAGTACTTCTCTACTAGCTCAGCTGGGATGTCACCTCTGAGGATTTGGACCTTGAATACTACTTTTGTACTGTCACACCCCGTTAGTTCGAAAATACATCCATCTCCAGCCTTC
This portion of the Rosa chinensis cultivar Old Blush chromosome 1, RchiOBHm-V2, whole genome shotgun sequence genome encodes:
- the LOC112182496 gene encoding uncharacterized protein LOC112182496, with the translated sequence MDVCSNLWSAALQDYYSESKSSEVTSQLNLSSVRMGRKPLFCNNIAFSGNFLADFPEMGDPASQSSSSDPTIELHGDEFWPLSGKPFFDIILAKSHVNPKCQMSIPSKLHPLLLSCSVPVVLTFGGKTWEMTCNTANNAQKFFDRPSWKAFVDDNNLKVGDGCVFELTECSSTKLVFRVQILRGEIPAQLLDKQDTLVAIKFGRTLFIGGTKSKEPFFVSYRKE